The following are encoded in a window of Primulina eburnea isolate SZY01 chromosome 4, ASM2296580v1, whole genome shotgun sequence genomic DNA:
- the LOC140829832 gene encoding nudix hydrolase 25-like produces the protein MEGLPPGYRPNVGVCLINDDNMVFVASRLNVPGAWQMPQGGIEEGEDPKSAAIRELKEETGVVSAEIIAEVPEWLTYDFPPAVKAKVNRLWGGEWHGQAQKWFLMRFGGDEIEINLATGETDPEFSEWKWVLPEEAVEQAVDYKRPTYEEVMKTFHPHLSAGRATKCYSTKW, from the exons ATGGAGGGTCTGCCCCCGGGTTACCGCCCCAACGTCGGAGTCTGTCTCATCAATGATGATAATATG GTGTTCGTGGCTTCTAGATTGAATGTTCCGGGAGCATGGCAGATGCCTCAG GGTGGTATTGAAGAAGGCGAGGACCCAAAGTCTGCTGCAATAAGAGAATTAAAGGAAGAAACAGGAGTAGTATCTGCAGAAATAATAGCTGAG GTTCCGGAATGGTTGACGTATGATTTCCCACCAGCTGTGAAAGCAAAAGTGAATCGTCTTTGGGGCGGAGAATGGCATGGGCAGGCTCAAAAATG GTTTCTTATGAGATTCGGAGGTGATGAGATCGAAATTAACTTGGCAACTGGTGAAACCGACCCTGAATTCTCAGAATGGAAATGGGTTCTCCCCGAAGAAGCCGTCGAGCag GCAGTGGATTACAAGAGACCAACATATGAGGAAGTCATGAAAACCTTCCATCCTCACCTCAGTGCTGGAAGAGCTACAAAATGCTATTCAACTAAGTGGTGA
- the LOC140831010 gene encoding DEAD-box ATP-dependent RNA helicase 45-like, whose protein sequence is MEERKPRKSRRDAFEKEETKKNNRERKDRSSEKDRNRGRHEKEKSDLSKYRDRETHKDKHGEKDHERMKRSRNDDRARGKSRGREKDAEELELDREREKVRDRDRDRDRTRERGRESEKQRERRGREKKRERDKYNEKDKNYEISRLYSSSDDDRDHGKRRRKEEDYKKRDDEVSNKQNQHRDDSQDNGQRKESHEESVITKGNSREEDLAEEQKRLDEEMEKRRRRVQEWQELRRKEELEVQKLEGSVNTDEPLSGKTWTLEGESDDEEAAPEEKSAIDEDETVKHVMEDSNEMSTDNENVSIPALLSDNDHAAEDDEIDPLDAFMNSTVLPEVERLHNAGEYSNNLGPDVAQTTEKQNSVQSKKGMTKTMGRIIPGEDSDSDYGDLKYDEDPQEDEDDEEFMKRVKKTKVEKLSIVDHSKIDYPPFRKNFYIEVKEINRMTSEEVAAYRKELELRIHGKDVPKPVKNWHQTGLSNKILDTIKKLNYEKPMPIQAQALPIIMSGRDCIGIAKTGSGKTLAFVLPMLRHIKDQSPLMPGDGPIGLIMAPTRELVQQIHSDIKKFAKVMVLSCVPVYGGSGVAQQISDLKRGAEIVVCTPGRMIDILCTSGGKITNLRRVTYLVMDEADRMFDMGFEPQITRIVQNTPPDRQTVLFSATFPRQVEILARKVLNKPVELQVGGRSVVNKDITQLVEVRPESERFLRLLELLGEWYEKGKILIFVHTQDKCDALFKDLIRSGYPCLSLHGAKDQTDRESTIGDFKSNVCNVLVATSIAARGLDVKELELVINFDVPNHYEDYVHRVGRTGRAGRRGCAITFISEEDARYAPDLVKALELSEQSVPDDLKVLANGFMAKINQGLERAHGTGYGGSGFKFNEEEDEVRKAAKKAQAKEYGFEEDKSDSEDEDGGVRKAGGDISHQTVLAQAAAFAAATKANAAPSPTPISAPQLTSNGGLPGVLGLAIPGVSAVVQGTGLPVTSNDAAARAAALAAAMNLQHNLAKIQADAMPEHYEAELEINDFPQNARWKVTHKETLGPISEWTGAAITTRGQFFPPGKVAGPGDRKLYLFIEGPTEQSVKRAKAELKRALEDITSHGLSLPGAAQPGRYSVV, encoded by the coding sequence ATGGAAGAGCGGAAACCACGTAAATCCAGGAGGGATGCTTTTGAAAAGGAAGAAACGAAGAAAAATAATCGTGAGAGAAAAGATCGAAGTTCTGAGAAAGACAGGAATAGGGGCCGGCATGAGAAAGAAAAGAGTGATTTAAGTAAGTACAGGGACAGAGAAACTCACAAGGATAAGCATGGTGAGAAGGACCATGAGAGGATGAAGAGGAGTCGTAACGATGACAGAGCTCGAGGCAAGTCCAGAGGCAGAGAAAAGGATGCTGAAGAGTTGGAGTTAGACAGAGAGAGGGAGAAAGTTAGGGATAGGGATAGGGATAGAGATAGGACAAGAGAAAGGGGAAGAGAAAGTGAGAAGCAGAGGGAGAGAAGGGGGAGGGAGAAGAAAAGGGAGAGGGACAAATACAATGAAAAGGATAAAAACTATGAAATTTCTAGGTTGTACAGCAGTAGTGATGATGATAGGGACCATGGAAAACGGCGCAGGAAAGAGGAAGATTACAAAAAGAGAGATGATGAAGTGAGTAACAAGCAGAACCAGCATAGGGATGACAGTCAAGACAATGGCCAACGGAAAGAAAGCCATGAAGAGTCAGTAATCACTAAAGGAAACTCTCGGGAAGAAGATCTTGCTGAAGAACAGAAGAGACTGGATGAAGAGATGGAGAAACGGAGAAGGAGAGTACAGGAATGGCAGGAGTTAAGAAGAAAGGAGGAACTTGAGGTGCAAAAACTTGAAGGATCAGTCAATACAGATGAACCCTTGTCTGGAAAAACATGGACCCTTGAAGGGGAATCTGATGACGAAGAAGCAGCCCCTGAGGAAAAATCAGCAATTGATGAGGATGAAACTGTCAAGCATGTTATGGAGGATTCCAATGAGATGTCCACTGATAATGAGAATGTGTCCATACCTGCATTGCTGAGTGATAATGATCATGCTGCCGAGGATGATGAAATTGATCCATTAGATGCTTTTATGAACTCTACGGTGTTACCAGAAGTTGAGAGGCTACACAATGCAGGGGAGTATTCCAACAACTTGGGTCCTGATGTGGCTCAAACAACTGAAAAACAAAACTCTGTTCAATCTAAAAAAGGTATGACTAAGACTATGGGAAGAATAATTCCTGGAGAAGATTCTGATTCGGATTATGGAGATCTCAAATATGACGAAGATCCTcaagaagatgaagatgatgaagaattCATGAAACGGGTGAAGAAGACTAAAGTTGAGAAGCTTTCTATAGTTGACCATTCAAAAATTGATTATCCTCCCTTTCGGAAGAATTTTTATATTGAAGTGAAGGAAATTAACAGGATGACTTCCGAAGAGGTCGCAGCATATAGGAAAGAACTAGAACTGAGGATACATGGGAAGGATGTCCCAAAACCCGTTAAGAATTGGCATCAGACAGGGTTATcaaataaaatactggatacCATTAAGAAACTGAATTATGAAAAGCCAATGCCTATTCAAGCTCAGGCCTTGCCTATTATAATGAGTGGGCGAGATTGCATTGGTATTGCTAAAACAGGCTCTGGCAAAACGCTAGCATTTGTTCTGCCAATGTTGAGACATATCAAGGACCAATCTCCATTGATGCCTGGAGATGGGCCAATTGGGCTCATTATGGCTCCCACAAGAGAGCTTGTACAACAAATCCACAGTGATATCAAGAAGTTTGCAAAGGTGATGGTTCTCAGCTGCGTGCCTGTATATGGAGGTTCTGGGGTAGCCCAGCAAATTAGTGACTTGAAACGAGGCGCTGAGATCGTTGTTTGTACTCCTGGTAGAATGATCGACATTCTATGCACCAGTGGTGGTAAGATTACAAATTTGCGCCGTGTCACTTACCTGGTCATGGATGAAGCTGACCGAATGTTTGATATGGGTTTTGAACCTCAGATTACAAGAATTGTCCAAAATACACCACCAGATCGTCAAACCGTGCTTTTTTCTGCCACTTTCCCGCGTCAGGTTGAAATTTTGGCACGCAAAGTGTTGAATAAACCTGTCGAACTACAGGTAGGTGGGAGAAGTGTTGTCAACAAGGATATAACCCAACTTGTTGAGGTGAGACCTGAAAGTGAAAGGTTCCTTAGGCTGCTAGAATTACTTGGAGAATGGTACGAGAAAGGAAAGATATTAATATTTGTCCATACACAAGACAAATGTGATGCTTTGTTTAAGGATTTGATTAGATCTGGGTATCCGTGTCTCTCACTTCATGGGGCAAAGGATCAGACAGATCGTGAATCCACTATTGGTGATTTTAAAAGTAACGTGTGCAATGTATTGGTTGCTACAAGTATTGCTGCTAGAGGTTTAGATGTGAAGGAGCTTGAACTAGTTATTAACTTTGATGTTCCTAATCATTACGAAGACTATGTTCATCGTGTTGGTAGAACAGGACGGGCTGGTAGAAGAGGTTGTGCTATAACATTTATATCTGAGGAAGACGCAAGATATGCACCGGATCTCGTAAAAGCCCTTGAATTATCTGAACAAAGTGTTCCTGATGATCTTAAAGTGCTTGCGAATGGGTTTATGGCAAAGATTAATCAGGGGCTTGAGCGAGCCCATGGAACTGGTTATGGTGGCAGCGGTTTTAAGTTCAATGAAGAGGAGGATGAAGTGAGGAAAGCTGCGAAGAAAGCACAGGCAAAAGAATATGGATTTGAGGAAGATAAATCAGATTCAGAAGATGAAGATGGAGGAGTAAGAAAAGCAGGTGGCGACATTTCTCACCAAACTGTCCTTGCCCAGGCTGCTGCTTTTGCCGCTGCTACCAAAGCTAATGCTGCTCCATCCCCAACACCTATCTCAGCGCCTCAGCTCACTTCAAATGGTGGGTTGCCTGGTGTTCTTGGTTTGGCTATTCCTGGCGTATCAGCAGTGGTCCAGGGGACTGGACTGCCTGTTACCAGCAATGATGCGGCAGCTAGGGCAGCTGCTCTGGCAGCTGCCATGAACTTACAGCATAACCTTGCGAAGATTCAGGCTGATGCCATGCCTGAACACTATGAAGCAGAGTTGGAGATAAATGATTTTCCTCAAAATGCTCGATGGAAGGTGACACACAAGGAAACTCTGGGCCCAATCTCTGAATGGACCGGGGCTGCTATTACCACGAGAGGGCAATTCTTTCCTCCAGGCAAGGTTGCTGGACCAGGGGATAGAAAACTCTACTTGTTCATTGAAGGCCCTACTGAACAATCTGTCAAGAGGGCAAAAGCAGAACTCAAGCGTGCTTTGGAGGATATCACGTCTCATGGATTATCGCTTCCAGGAGCAGCACAACCGGGCCGATATTCTGTTGTCTAA
- the LOC140830243 gene encoding uncharacterized protein, translating to MKVQLNDGEKLEKLNGLNYKRWSFKMECLLTIAKVFYVLTDPYPGEPSESNEDSAEKVKKWKADDFMCRFTILQSLNNTLFNVFHIHKTDVELWNAIKRRYVNEYAGNKSFLVNKYIEFKMVDTRNVIDQVNELNNIATECADAGEPISETFQVSTIIGKLPPSWKDYQKKLKHKKNSISLDELLQGIQIETESLKRDGTFSLKNDGVNQVENLPESSKRNQGKINKKKFLNFNRNRIGKKINIFPNSTTA from the coding sequence ATGAAAGTGCAACTCAATGATGGAGAAAAATTGGAAAAGTTGAATGGCCTGAATTACAAGCGTTGGAGTTTTAAGATGGAATGCCTTTTAACCATTGCAAAGGTATTCTATGTATTGACTGATCCATACCCGGGGGAACCATCTGAATCAAATGAGGATTCTGCAGAGAAAGTAAAGAAATGGAAAGCCGATGATTTTATGTGTCGATTTACGATATTGCAGTCACTCAACAATACACTGTTCAATGTGTTTCACATCCACAAGACTGACGTGGAACTGTGGAACGCAATCAAACGCAGGTATGTCAATGAATATGCTGGTAATAAATCATTTCTGGTTAACAAGTACATTGAATTCAAGATGGTGGATACACGTAATGTTATAGATCAAGTGAATGAATTAAACAATATAGCCACCGAGTGTGCCGATGCGGGTGAACCCATTTCTGAAACGTTTCAAGTTTCCACCATCATCGGTAAACTTCCGCCTTCATGGAAGGATTACCAAAAGAAATTAAAGCATAAGAAAAATTCAATTTCTTTGGATGAACTTCTTCAAGGGATCCAAATTGAGACCGAAAGTCTCAAAAGAGATGgtacattttctttaaaaaatgaTGGTGTGAATCAAGTAGAAAACCTTCCTGAAAGTTCCAAGAGAAATCAAGGAAAGATCAATAAgaagaaatttttaaatttcaatagAAATAGAATTGGGAAAAAGATtaatatttttcccaattcCACCACCGCCTGA
- the LOC140830241 gene encoding uncharacterized protein — protein MNLRRIYDALPNKFHDLTLRCRSHGYAGRLEFTGNNIVLSLWPADGKPGLWMNSTSRMAAIYTLVLWEEEIIKQKSVVIMDRRRLHLETRNWNFGGVAVGISGEEPFCSRSLYSLGTSLFGDEGVKAAEAAAERVLQLIMDWESPWDKRMSWQGWIALGRVVLMKAKEKAWPDNPWRILN, from the exons ATGAACCTGCGTAGAATATATGATGCACTTCCTAATAAGTTTCATGATCTAACGCTGAGATGCAGATCTCAtg GATACGCTGGCCGGCTCGAGTTTACCGGCAACAATATCGTCCTATCTTTGTGGCCAGCTGATGGGAAGCCTGGACTGTGGATGAATTCCACATCAAGAATGGCTGCAATTTACACCTTGGTTCTCTGGGAAGAAGAAATAATCAAACAAAAGAGTGTTGTGATTATGGATCGTCGCCGTCTTCACCTAGAGACGAGGAATTGGAACTT TGGAGGAGTTGCTGTTGGGATAAGTGGAGAAGAACCCTTTTGTAGCCGAAGCTTATATAGTCTTGGGACAAGTTTATTTGGGGATGAAGGGGTCAAGGCGGCCGAGGCAGCGGCAGAGAGAGTGCTGCAATTGATTATGGACTGGGAGAGTCCATGGGATAAGAGGATGTCGTGGCAGGGATGGATTGCTTTGGGAAGAGTGGTGCTGATGAAGGCCAAGGAGAAAGCGTGGCCTGATAATCCTTGGAGAATTCTGAACTAG